Proteins from a single region of Chryseobacterium sp. T16E-39:
- a CDS encoding IS1096 element passenger TnpR family protein, with the protein MVYKIRVILDAKEDIFRDIEVKGKQTLWNLHLGIKSAFSLQGDELSTFNLLEEDGTIVKSVPLEDMSDDGDGEIMSDVYIDEAFASSGDKAQFQYGLLDLWEFFCELVEVIEETKGVNYPITVYRFGNVPLKAPSKSGNGGGSKKKSAMPLMDDEFNFDDDFGGGDNFSDEDDSFDDEEEEDYNDDVFDEEEENDDER; encoded by the coding sequence ATGGTTTACAAAATCCGCGTAATATTAGATGCGAAAGAAGATATTTTCCGTGATATCGAAGTGAAGGGAAAACAGACACTATGGAATTTACATCTGGGAATTAAGAGTGCGTTCAGCTTGCAGGGAGATGAGCTTTCAACTTTTAATTTACTGGAAGAAGATGGTACGATAGTAAAAAGTGTTCCATTAGAAGATATGAGTGATGATGGTGATGGTGAAATTATGTCAGATGTATATATTGATGAAGCTTTTGCAAGTAGTGGAGATAAAGCTCAGTTTCAGTATGGACTTCTGGATCTTTGGGAATTCTTCTGTGAGCTTGTAGAAGTAATCGAAGAAACAAAAGGAGTTAATTATCCAATTACCGTATACAGATTTGGAAATGTTCCATTAAAAGCTCCTAGTAAAAGTGGAAACGGAGGTGGATCTAAAAAGAAATCAGCAATGCCTCTGATGGATGATGAGTTCAACTTTGATGATGATTTCGGAGGTGGAGATAATTTCTCTGATGAAGATGATAGCTTTGATGATGAGGAAGAAGAAGACTACAATGATGATGTTTTTGATGAAGAGGAGGAAAATGATGATGAAAGATAA
- a CDS encoding M1 family metallopeptidase, whose translation MKKAILSIAVLAIFFSAKVSAQTETSGREKVYRATHTKVTELKHTKLKVNFDYEKEQMGGEEWLTASPYFYPTNQLVLDAKSMLIHEVALDNNGKKSPLKYEYKDDVLTINLDKTYQKDQDYTVYIKYTSRPNEVKQEGSAAINDAKGLYFINAQGKDPDKPTQIWTQGETESSSAWFPTIDKPNQKTTQEIYMTVPDKYVTLSNGVLKDSKKESNGQRTDHWVMEKRHSTYLFFMGVGDYAIVKDKWKNIPVDYYIEKEYEPYAKQIYGNTPEMIDFFSKKLGYDYPWVKYSQISGRDYVSGAMENTTATLHGSDILQKPGQLIDENKWEDTIAHELFHQWFGDLVTAESWSNLTVNESFANYSEYLWNEYKYGKDQADYHQMSDVNMYIHNPADFNKNLVRFNYDSREDVFDLVTYQKGGGILHMLRNYLGDDAFFAGMNDYLKTNEYKNGEAHQLRLSFEKVSGKDLNWFFNQWYFGSGNPKLNYSYTFEPVKKQVTLVINQSQEQPFQFPLAIDVYDNGKPKRYNVWVNAEAKNTFNFDVSKNPDLVNINADGILVSEITETKTPEQNFMQFTNSKEFKSRYTALKAIKDQVGKNPTATKLLSAALKDPYFRVRMKALELMDLSNPEQAKALAADVEKLTTSDPKTLVQGAAVAALAKAKDKKYLPVFEKGVNAVSNSVRGNSLSAILSVDPSKANTLADKIDLKGASEDLLAQLLPIVVKNKISSQMANIAPIAAFYPFIKFQNPELGKSAEEGFNWIMTSDNLKATESITKLLGQAKGQVAQNPQAKMMISQMLKDGLGKKMELLKQNPQNAASINKQIDALNKSIEDYK comes from the coding sequence ATGAAAAAGGCCATTTTATCGATTGCAGTACTAGCGATTTTCTTTTCTGCAAAGGTATCCGCACAAACTGAAACTTCTGGTAGAGAAAAAGTATACAGAGCCACACATACAAAAGTAACTGAATTAAAACATACCAAGCTTAAAGTAAATTTTGATTACGAAAAAGAGCAGATGGGAGGAGAAGAATGGCTTACAGCTTCACCTTATTTCTATCCTACCAATCAATTGGTCCTTGATGCTAAAAGCATGTTGATCCATGAAGTAGCTCTAGATAATAATGGTAAAAAATCTCCTTTAAAATATGAGTATAAGGATGATGTCTTAACGATTAATCTTGATAAAACATATCAGAAGGATCAGGATTACACCGTGTACATCAAATATACTTCCCGCCCTAATGAGGTTAAACAGGAAGGCAGTGCAGCAATTAACGATGCAAAAGGTTTGTATTTCATTAATGCTCAGGGAAAGGATCCTGATAAACCAACTCAGATCTGGACGCAGGGAGAAACTGAATCTTCTTCTGCCTGGTTCCCAACGATTGATAAACCGAATCAAAAAACTACTCAGGAAATTTATATGACCGTTCCTGATAAATATGTTACACTTTCCAATGGTGTTTTAAAAGACTCCAAGAAAGAATCAAATGGGCAGAGAACCGATCATTGGGTGATGGAGAAAAGACATTCTACCTATCTTTTCTTTATGGGTGTGGGTGATTATGCTATCGTAAAAGATAAATGGAAAAATATTCCGGTAGATTACTATATCGAAAAAGAATATGAACCTTATGCAAAGCAAATTTACGGAAACACCCCGGAAATGATTGATTTCTTCTCAAAGAAGCTGGGATATGATTATCCGTGGGTAAAGTATTCACAGATCTCAGGACGTGATTATGTAAGCGGAGCTATGGAAAATACAACGGCAACACTTCATGGAAGCGATATTCTTCAAAAACCCGGACAGCTAATCGATGAGAACAAATGGGAAGATACCATTGCTCACGAGTTGTTCCACCAGTGGTTTGGAGATTTGGTGACTGCGGAAAGCTGGAGCAATCTTACTGTTAATGAGTCGTTTGCTAATTATTCCGAATATTTATGGAATGAATATAAATATGGGAAAGATCAGGCAGACTACCATCAGATGAGTGATGTGAATATGTACATCCATAATCCTGCAGATTTTAATAAAAATCTTGTACGATTCAATTATGATTCCCGTGAGGATGTTTTTGATCTGGTAACTTACCAGAAAGGAGGTGGAATCCTTCATATGTTAAGAAACTATTTGGGAGATGATGCGTTCTTTGCAGGAATGAATGATTATTTGAAAACCAATGAATATAAAAATGGGGAAGCCCATCAGCTGAGACTCTCTTTTGAAAAAGTTTCAGGAAAAGACTTGAACTGGTTCTTTAATCAATGGTATTTTGGAAGTGGAAACCCAAAACTGAATTATTCCTATACTTTTGAACCCGTTAAGAAACAAGTTACTTTGGTGATCAATCAAAGCCAGGAACAGCCATTCCAGTTTCCATTGGCAATAGATGTTTATGATAATGGAAAACCAAAAAGATATAACGTATGGGTAAATGCTGAAGCGAAAAATACGTTTAATTTTGATGTTTCAAAGAATCCGGATTTAGTGAATATCAATGCTGACGGAATATTGGTTTCTGAAATTACGGAAACAAAAACTCCTGAACAGAACTTTATGCAGTTCACGAACTCTAAAGAATTTAAGAGCAGATATACAGCATTGAAAGCAATTAAAGATCAGGTTGGTAAAAATCCTACTGCCACTAAATTGTTATCTGCTGCCTTAAAAGATCCTTATTTCAGAGTGCGAATGAAGGCATTAGAATTAATGGATCTGTCGAATCCCGAGCAAGCAAAAGCTTTGGCTGCTGATGTAGAAAAACTGACAACCAGTGATCCTAAAACATTAGTTCAGGGTGCTGCGGTTGCTGCATTAGCAAAAGCAAAGGATAAAAAATATCTTCCTGTTTTTGAAAAAGGAGTTAATGCTGTTTCGAACTCGGTAAGAGGAAACTCTTTATCAGCAATTCTTAGTGTTGATCCTTCTAAGGCGAATACTTTAGCAGATAAAATTGACTTGAAAGGTGCTTCTGAGGATCTGTTGGCACAATTGTTACCTATTGTAGTCAAAAACAAGATCTCTTCTCAAATGGCGAATATTGCTCCAATTGCCGCATTTTATCCATTCATTAAATTCCAAAATCCTGAATTGGGTAAATCTGCAGAAGAAGGCTTCAATTGGATCATGACTTCAGATAATTTAAAAGCTACCGAAAGTATTACTAAATTATTAGGACAGGCTAAAGGTCAGGTTGCTCAGAATCCTCAGGCGAAGATGATGATC
- a CDS encoding response regulator, producing MNQKKILLIDDELDILEILSYNLEKEGYDIYTATNGNEGIEKAKEIIPDLILLDVMMPEKDGIETCQELRKVKELQKSLIVFLSARSEEFSQLAGFQAGANDYIVKLIKPKILISKVNALLQLTSQVSDNAKLIEIGDLIIDKDNFRVSKSGQQFLLPKKEFDLLYLLASNTEKVFKREEILEKVWGNDVIVGERTIDVHIRRLREKLGINTIQTLKGIGYKLIV from the coding sequence ATGAACCAAAAGAAAATACTCTTAATAGACGATGAACTGGATATTTTAGAGATTCTGTCTTACAACTTGGAAAAGGAAGGCTACGATATTTATACTGCTACCAATGGTAACGAAGGAATAGAAAAAGCCAAAGAAATAATTCCCGATCTGATTTTACTAGACGTAATGATGCCGGAAAAGGATGGTATTGAAACTTGCCAGGAACTTCGTAAAGTGAAAGAACTTCAGAAATCATTGATTGTTTTTCTTTCTGCAAGAAGTGAAGAGTTTTCTCAACTAGCAGGTTTTCAGGCTGGAGCCAATGATTACATTGTAAAGCTGATCAAACCGAAAATCCTTATTTCTAAAGTAAATGCTTTGTTGCAATTAACTTCTCAGGTATCTGATAATGCCAAATTAATTGAAATTGGAGACCTAATTATTGACAAAGATAATTTTAGAGTTTCTAAAAGCGGGCAACAGTTCTTACTTCCTAAAAAAGAATTCGATTTACTTTATCTTTTAGCATCCAATACCGAAAAAGTTTTCAAAAGAGAAGAGATTCTTGAGAAAGTTTGGGGGAATGATGTTATTGTTGGTGAAAGAACAATTGACGTTCACATCAGAAGATTAAGAGAGAAATTAGGAATCAATACGATTCAGACTTTAAAGGGAATAGGCTATAAATTGATCGTTTAA
- a CDS encoding serine hydrolase domain-containing protein: MFKKIFFCVSIGAFNFGFGQNIDREKLDNYFKTLDKEHKVMGSFAIADHGKVIYSNAIGFSDVESKRKADFNTVYRIGSITKTFTAVLIMKAVEEKKVTLDTNLSQFFPQIKNAEKIKIEYLLNHRSGIHNFTDDDLYATYYQQAVSEEKLIDIIQKAGSDFEPGTKFSYSNSNYSLLGIILEKVYKKRYAQIIEGYIAKPLQLKYTKVGGKIDPSKNEANSYTYENGNYIKSPETDMSVPIGAGNLVSTPSELVIFMNGLTSGKLISKESLEKMRTFKDHYGFGLGEVPFMGKMGFGHNGGIDRFSSILYYFPDGEKTFAMISNQSNFDNNNISITALSAAYGKDFEIPNLAVITLSESELQQFTGTYATTKMPMKIDVFVKDKVLMAQATGQGAFPLEATSKTSFKFDTAGIVINFNPAKKELVLSQGGNTILFTKE, encoded by the coding sequence ATGTTCAAAAAGATATTTTTTTGTGTTTCCATCGGAGCTTTCAATTTTGGTTTTGGTCAGAATATAGATAGAGAAAAACTGGACAATTACTTTAAAACTTTGGACAAGGAGCATAAAGTAATGGGTAGTTTTGCTATAGCGGATCATGGAAAAGTAATCTATTCGAATGCCATTGGATTTTCTGATGTAGAAAGTAAGAGAAAAGCTGATTTCAATACAGTGTACAGAATAGGTTCGATAACCAAAACTTTCACTGCAGTTTTGATCATGAAAGCTGTGGAAGAGAAAAAAGTAACACTGGATACCAACCTAAGTCAATTTTTCCCTCAAATAAAGAACGCTGAAAAAATCAAAATAGAATATCTTTTAAATCATAGAAGTGGAATTCATAATTTCACTGATGATGATTTGTATGCGACATATTATCAACAAGCTGTTTCAGAGGAAAAGCTTATCGATATTATTCAAAAAGCGGGTTCTGATTTTGAGCCGGGGACTAAATTCAGTTACAGTAATTCAAATTATTCTTTATTGGGGATTATTTTGGAGAAAGTATACAAAAAGCGTTACGCCCAAATCATCGAAGGATACATTGCTAAGCCATTACAGTTAAAATACACCAAAGTAGGAGGAAAGATAGATCCTTCAAAAAATGAGGCAAACTCATACACTTATGAAAATGGGAATTATATAAAAAGTCCGGAGACAGATATGTCTGTTCCCATAGGTGCAGGAAACCTGGTTTCTACCCCTTCCGAGTTGGTTATTTTTATGAATGGCCTGACTTCCGGGAAACTGATATCAAAAGAAAGTCTTGAAAAAATGCGTACATTTAAAGATCACTATGGCTTTGGATTGGGGGAAGTTCCTTTTATGGGGAAGATGGGTTTTGGACATAACGGAGGAATAGACCGCTTTAGCTCAATACTATATTATTTCCCTGATGGAGAAAAGACTTTTGCGATGATTAGCAATCAAAGTAATTTTGACAATAATAATATTTCGATCACCGCTTTGAGTGCTGCATATGGGAAAGATTTTGAGATTCCCAACCTTGCAGTCATCACTCTTTCTGAAAGTGAACTTCAGCAGTTTACAGGAACGTATGCTACAACAAAAATGCCCATGAAAATTGATGTTTTTGTTAAAGATAAAGTATTAATGGCTCAAGCAACTGGTCAGGGTGCTTTTCCTTTAGAGGCAACTTCTAAAACAAGTTTTAAATTTGATACAGCGGGAATTGTTATTAACTTTAATCCTGCAAAAAAAGAACTTGTTCTTTCACAAGGTGGTAATACGATCTTATTTACAAAAGAATAA
- a CDS encoding alpha-amylase family glycosyl hydrolase, with protein sequence MKKIILLTIIGLGIVSCAIQNTNNRMDLPKDWKHSTNIYEVNIRQYTQEGTFKAFEKEMPRLKSMGVKVLWLMPITPIAQQNKKGSLGSPYAAADYTSINPEFGTMDDFKHMVNEAHRLGFKVIIDWVANHTGWDHVWTKTHPEFYLKDPDGKFHIASGMDDIIELDYKNQEMRQAMIDAMKFWIKETNIDGFRCDLASWVEVDFWQQARPAVETIKPLFWLGEFDELESPEYGKVFDASYSWKWMHTSDDYYQKNLPLQDLKDLLIKYSNIGDASMRAWFTSNHDENSWNGTEYEKYGVIAKPMAVFSATWNGIPLLYSGQELPNMKRLEFFEKDVIAWTHNFQMADFYKTLLELKSSNLALRGGDPNVTTYLLNTTANDKILAYIRKNGNDEVLVVLNMSNEDVSFSIQDDHISGIFRDVFDGNKRDFNTGKDFDFKVSDYKVFEK encoded by the coding sequence GTGAAAAAAATAATTTTATTGACAATTATTGGCTTAGGAATTGTTTCCTGTGCTATACAAAATACAAATAATAGAATGGATTTACCTAAAGACTGGAAGCACTCGACAAATATTTATGAGGTCAATATAAGGCAATATACGCAGGAAGGAACTTTTAAAGCATTTGAAAAAGAGATGCCCCGTCTAAAGTCAATGGGGGTTAAAGTACTTTGGTTGATGCCCATTACTCCAATTGCTCAGCAAAATAAAAAAGGAAGTTTGGGAAGTCCATATGCTGCTGCTGATTATACATCCATTAATCCTGAATTTGGGACCATGGATGATTTTAAACATATGGTGAATGAAGCTCACCGGTTGGGTTTCAAAGTCATCATTGACTGGGTCGCAAATCATACGGGCTGGGATCATGTGTGGACAAAAACGCATCCTGAATTTTATTTAAAAGATCCTGATGGGAAATTTCATATTGCTTCAGGAATGGATGATATTATTGAACTGGATTATAAAAACCAGGAAATGCGCCAAGCAATGATCGATGCCATGAAGTTCTGGATTAAAGAAACTAATATAGACGGTTTCAGATGTGATCTGGCTTCGTGGGTAGAAGTAGATTTCTGGCAGCAGGCACGCCCTGCAGTGGAAACGATAAAACCACTTTTCTGGTTAGGGGAGTTTGATGAATTGGAAAGTCCTGAATACGGAAAGGTTTTTGATGCGAGCTATTCGTGGAAGTGGATGCATACCTCTGACGATTATTACCAAAAGAATCTTCCATTGCAGGATTTGAAAGATCTGCTCATAAAATATTCTAATATCGGAGATGCTTCAATGAGAGCATGGTTTACAAGCAATCATGATGAAAATTCCTGGAATGGAACAGAATATGAAAAGTATGGGGTGATCGCTAAACCTATGGCCGTTTTTTCAGCAACCTGGAATGGTATTCCGCTATTGTACTCGGGCCAGGAACTGCCTAATATGAAGCGATTGGAATTTTTCGAAAAAGATGTTATCGCATGGACTCATAATTTCCAGATGGCAGATTTTTATAAAACCTTATTGGAACTGAAATCTTCAAATCTTGCCTTACGGGGAGGAGATCCAAATGTGACGACCTATCTGTTGAATACAACAGCTAATGATAAAATTTTAGCTTATATCCGGAAAAATGGGAATGATGAAGTTTTGGTCGTTTTAAATATGTCTAACGAAGATGTTAGTTTCAGTATTCAGGATGACCATATATCCGGGATCTTTAGAGATGTGTTTGATGGAAATAAAAGGGACTTCAATACAGGTAAGGATTTTGATTTTAAAGTTTCTGATTACAAAGTATTTGAAAAATGA
- a CDS encoding thymidylate synthase, which yields MQNYLDLLQHILDNGTDKTDRTGTGTRSVFGYQLRYDLSKGFPLVTTKKVHLKSIIYELLWFLKGDTNVQYLNDHGVSIWDEWANENGDLGPVYGAQWRSWNGADNKVVDQISEVIDQIKKNPDSRRLIVSAWNVAEIPNMALAPCHALFQFYVADGKLSLQLYQRSADVFLGVPFNIASYALLLMMVAQVCDLEVGDYVHSFGDVHIYNNHFEQVNRQLSRDPKPLSVMKLNPEIKDIFNFNFEDFTLENYDPHPGIKAPVAI from the coding sequence ATGCAAAATTACTTAGACCTTTTACAGCATATCCTTGATAATGGAACCGACAAAACGGATAGAACAGGAACGGGAACAAGAAGTGTTTTCGGATATCAGCTGAGGTATGACTTATCAAAAGGTTTTCCTTTGGTAACGACCAAAAAAGTGCATTTGAAATCTATAATTTATGAATTGCTTTGGTTTCTAAAAGGAGATACGAATGTTCAGTACTTAAATGATCATGGTGTAAGTATTTGGGATGAATGGGCGAATGAAAATGGCGACTTAGGTCCGGTTTATGGTGCACAATGGAGAAGCTGGAACGGAGCTGATAATAAAGTAGTGGATCAGATTTCTGAAGTAATCGATCAGATCAAAAAAAATCCCGATTCCAGAAGACTGATTGTTTCTGCATGGAACGTAGCCGAAATTCCAAATATGGCTTTAGCCCCTTGTCATGCTTTGTTTCAATTTTATGTTGCAGATGGGAAATTATCTCTGCAACTGTATCAGAGAAGTGCTGATGTGTTCCTTGGTGTTCCTTTTAATATTGCAAGCTATGCATTACTGCTAATGATGGTAGCTCAGGTTTGTGACCTGGAAGTAGGAGATTATGTTCACAGCTTTGGAGATGTTCATATTTACAATAATCATTTCGAACAGGTTAACAGACAATTATCCAGAGATCCGAAACCTCTTTCGGTAATGAAACTAAATCCTGAAATCAAAGATATTTTCAATTTCAATTTTGAAGATTTTACATTGGAAAATTATGATCCACATCCGGGCATCAAAGCGCCTGTGGCGATTTAA
- a CDS encoding TonB-dependent receptor plug domain-containing protein encodes MNFTKVSIAVIFLTASSTAFYAQDTRQDTIKKEKKIEGVIIQGSSNKKTETAVLGEQKKAIIQKQAVSAEEISRKGISNVEQGLTKVTGITTVEGRGLFVRGLEERYNYLLINGLGSPSNNPFQKIIALKQFPTDVVGKLNIYKTFNSNLYGDFAGATFDIETLTIDKPFSKIEFSVGVNTLSTFRNDFKVAEGADGMNGYLGLNSRDRKLPNEIRNSRPNNYRFSANESLNSFKDSWNVDNVKSLPNTSIGFTTAQKVKMGSGNLGILFSLNQGTKFEYKEGANNQFRSQGKDSFIDNMNFLNRKQYNYETESSALLGLGYKNKGTVVNLNAFYLQNTNNIIEDNFGYKDNLVQNKKSGFFRTNQLDVSRFLDLQLTASQKITDRHQVKAGASYVINNYSQPDRKIIDGNRTDPNTGAILPENMIQMRYGGNNLIRQYLDVDSRFYGSAFAEYQLSLGEKGDKKDYPIQIALGYNGFSDFRKTSYRFLFGRTSNASLAPFIVNVDTPQNTFDASIRNGDLFYQEGSDISQFYSSFYQIINGGYANVNFKPTDSWDILLGARYENDMTLIRYSDQGASKKNNLDKNKDFFLPSLAIKKALNSKNNLRFAFSKTVTRPILIETMPIKYISPDNVNIVGNQNIQNSENYNVDLKWEYYPTTKEMFAVNLFAKRIDNAIERSLTASADATGSTITFFNAKKAELYGIELEGILSLNRISESLRNFTLGANATIMHSNVERSQEQLNMERPVWFENTGETLHKRGLQGAAPYTINADLKYEIKNRNNLAQTFSLVYNVSGSKIYATGGTGTDNYYEKPFHQVDFVYQGQLTKNWNVKFAVQNILDSKYRILLGEDKSYLPLKVEDGSNVLTDYYRGVTFNFTVGYTF; translated from the coding sequence ATGAATTTTACAAAAGTTAGTATAGCGGTTATCTTTTTAACCGCCTCATCGACTGCATTTTATGCTCAAGATACCAGGCAGGATACCATCAAGAAAGAAAAAAAAATCGAAGGTGTTATCATCCAGGGAAGTAGCAATAAAAAAACTGAAACTGCTGTATTAGGAGAACAGAAAAAAGCGATTATCCAGAAGCAAGCTGTAAGTGCTGAGGAAATCTCAAGAAAAGGGATCTCCAATGTAGAACAAGGTCTTACAAAAGTAACTGGGATTACCACAGTTGAAGGAAGAGGACTTTTCGTAAGAGGACTGGAAGAAAGATACAATTACCTGCTAATAAATGGTCTTGGTTCTCCTTCCAACAACCCTTTCCAAAAAATCATTGCTCTAAAGCAATTCCCAACCGATGTTGTAGGTAAATTAAATATCTACAAAACATTTAACTCTAACCTTTACGGAGATTTCGCAGGAGCTACTTTTGATATCGAAACTTTAACGATTGACAAGCCTTTTTCAAAAATTGAATTTAGTGTTGGAGTTAATACTTTGAGTACTTTTAGAAATGACTTTAAGGTAGCTGAGGGTGCAGATGGAATGAATGGATACTTAGGTTTAAATTCAAGAGACAGAAAGCTTCCTAATGAAATAAGAAATTCAAGACCAAACAACTACAGATTTTCCGCTAACGAATCTTTAAATTCTTTTAAAGACTCCTGGAACGTAGACAATGTAAAATCTTTGCCAAATACCAGTATTGGTTTCACCACTGCGCAGAAGGTAAAAATGGGGTCCGGAAATTTAGGAATTTTATTCTCATTAAACCAGGGAACTAAATTTGAATATAAAGAAGGTGCCAATAACCAGTTTAGATCACAAGGTAAAGATTCTTTCATTGATAATATGAACTTTCTTAATCGTAAACAATACAATTACGAAACAGAATCTTCAGCATTGCTAGGTCTTGGATATAAAAACAAGGGAACTGTTGTTAATTTAAATGCATTTTATCTACAAAATACCAATAACATTATCGAAGATAATTTTGGATACAAAGACAATTTAGTTCAAAATAAAAAATCTGGATTCTTTAGAACCAATCAGTTGGATGTTTCAAGATTTTTGGATTTACAATTAACGGCTTCACAAAAAATCACTGACAGACATCAAGTAAAAGCGGGGGCAAGTTATGTAATTAACAATTATAGCCAACCGGATAGAAAAATTATTGATGGTAACCGTACAGATCCAAACACTGGAGCTATTCTTCCTGAAAATATGATCCAGATGCGTTATGGAGGAAACAACCTTATTCGCCAATATTTGGATGTTGATTCTAGATTTTATGGTTCTGCATTTGCAGAATATCAGTTATCGTTAGGTGAAAAAGGTGATAAAAAAGATTACCCAATACAGATTGCTTTAGGTTATAACGGATTCTCCGATTTCAGAAAAACTTCTTACAGATTCTTATTTGGTCGTACTTCCAATGCTTCTTTAGCACCATTCATAGTTAACGTTGATACACCACAAAATACATTTGATGCATCAATAAGAAATGGAGATTTATTCTATCAGGAAGGTTCTGATATTTCTCAATTCTATTCGAGTTTTTACCAAATCATTAACGGAGGTTATGCTAACGTTAATTTCAAACCTACTGACTCTTGGGATATATTATTAGGTGCTAGGTATGAAAATGATATGACTCTGATCCGTTATTCCGATCAAGGTGCATCTAAAAAGAATAACCTTGATAAAAATAAGGACTTTTTCCTACCCTCACTGGCGATCAAAAAAGCTCTTAACAGCAAAAACAATTTAAGATTTGCTTTTAGTAAAACTGTTACACGTCCTATTCTTATTGAGACGATGCCTATTAAATATATCAGTCCTGATAACGTAAATATTGTAGGAAATCAAAATATTCAAAATAGTGAAAACTATAATGTTGATTTAAAATGGGAATATTATCCTACTACAAAAGAGATGTTTGCAGTAAACCTATTTGCAAAAAGAATTGATAATGCAATTGAACGTTCTCTTACGGCATCAGCAGATGCAACAGGTTCTACAATTACATTCTTTAATGCAAAAAAGGCTGAATTGTACGGAATAGAATTAGAAGGAATTTTAAGTTTAAACAGAATTTCAGAATCTCTTAGAAATTTCACCTTAGGTGCCAATGCTACTATTATGCATTCCAATGTTGAGAGAAGCCAAGAACAATTGAATATGGAGCGACCAGTTTGGTTTGAAAACACAGGAGAAACTTTACACAAAAGAGGTTTACAAGGTGCTGCTCCTTATACAATCAACGCTGATTTAAAATACGAAATAAAGAACCGTAATAACCTGGCTCAAACATTCTCGCTGGTATATAATGTTTCAGGAAGTAAAATCTATGCAACTGGAGGAACAGGTACAGATAATTATTATGAGAAACCTTTCCATCAGGTAGACTTTGTTTATCAAGGACAATTAACAAAGAACTGGAATGTAAAGTTTGCTGTTCAAAACATTCTTGACAGTAAATACAGAATCTTGCTGGGAGAAGATAAGAGTTATTTGCCTCTAAAAGTTGAAGATGGAAGCAATGTCCTTACAGACTATTACAGAGGTGTTACCTTCAACTTCACTGTAGGTTACACATTTTAA
- a CDS encoding sensor histidine kinase — MKFYRLTLVASCLITLVMFLLVIIFDSLKDIYYKTPFFKIGLIICLVVIFIVNYLVLELLFNYYGKKQVRGLSQILPQEIVNNNDENITIKELGERFSDLNQQKVSEIDMMKEMESYRKEYIGNVSHELKTPLFSIQGYVETLRDGGVDNLTIRDKYLERIDISVERLIAIVTDLDMINRLEAGEINLTVSKFDVNLLIKEIFDLLDLEAEKHNTTLQIQTLHPQIFVEADKQKMSQVFINLISNAIHYANRQEAKVIVKTSVLKNKVLIEVIDNGMGIKSEILPRIFERFYRVETSRSRREGGSGLGLAIVKHILEAHKQNITVESVYLEGTKFSFMLEKSK; from the coding sequence TTGAAATTTTACAGGCTTACTCTTGTCGCCTCATGTCTTATTACATTGGTGATGTTCTTGTTGGTAATCATTTTTGATTCACTGAAAGATATTTATTATAAAACTCCTTTTTTCAAAATAGGACTTATCATTTGTCTGGTTGTTATATTCATTGTTAATTACCTGGTTCTTGAACTGTTGTTCAACTATTATGGTAAGAAACAGGTTCGTGGGCTTTCACAGATATTACCCCAGGAAATCGTGAACAATAACGATGAAAATATTACCATTAAAGAATTAGGGGAGAGGTTTTCAGATCTTAACCAGCAGAAAGTTTCAGAAATCGATATGATGAAAGAAATGGAAAGCTATCGTAAAGAATACATTGGAAATGTTTCCCACGAGCTTAAAACACCATTATTTTCCATCCAGGGATATGTAGAGACCTTAAGGGATGGAGGTGTGGATAATCTGACGATCAGGGACAAATATCTGGAAAGAATAGATATCTCTGTTGAAAGGCTAATTGCTATTGTTACAGATCTGGATATGATTAACAGACTTGAGGCGGGTGAGATCAACCTCACTGTTTCAAAATTTGATGTTAATCTTTTAATAAAAGAAATTTTTGATTTGCTTGATCTTGAAGCAGAAAAACACAATACCACTTTACAGATACAAACACTGCATCCCCAGATTTTTGTTGAAGCTGACAAACAGAAGATGTCTCAGGTTTTTATCAATCTTATTTCCAATGCGATTCATTATGCGAACAGACAGGAAGCAAAAGTGATCGTTAAAACAAGTGTTCTGAAGAATAAGGTTTTAATTGAGGTAATTGATAATGGGATGGGAATAAAATCTGAGATCTTACCAAGGATCTTTGAACGGTTTTATCGTGTAGAAACCAGCAGAAGTCGTAGGGAAGGCGGTTCCGGACTAGGTTTAGCCATTGTAAAACATATTCTGGAGGCTCACAAACAAAATATTACCGTAGAAAGTGTGTATCTTGAAGGCACAAAATTTAGTTTTATGCTTGAAAAAAGTAAATAG